Genomic DNA from Candidatus Koribacter versatilis Ellin345:
TCATTCTCGATCCGATGGCATTTAAGCGCGGCTCCGACATGCGCCGCATCATGCCGCTGCTCGCCTCCGTCCAGAATTCGCCACTCTCGGATGCGTACAAACAGGACCCGACGCTGCTCACCACTGAGTCTCTGATCCGCGCCATTGAAGCCCGCACCTTGCCCTTCGAAAAGGGCAACGACAAGCGTGAAGATGCCGTCCTCGAAGCCGAAAGCGAAGGCCTGGTCCTGACCCAGTATTTCTACGATCGTCTTGCGGAATTTGAAAAAGGCGACACGGGCCTCGAAGCCGCATACGGTGAGTGGCTCCACTTCCTCGACCTGGACCACGAGAAGAAACGCGCGTCGAAGATCACGTTCAGCCAGCATGCCGCCCCCGAAGTGATGCAGGCATCTATTCTTCACAAGGAGACGCTGCTCACCATGGGTGAGCAGGCCCTGATCAAGGGCGACCTCGACGCCGCCGAACAGTCCGCTAACAAGGTCCTCGAAGGCAAGGACGAAGATGCAGCTAAAGCGTACTTCCTGCTGGCGCGCATTTACACAATGCGTGGCGAAATGGAATCTGCCAAGAGCTACTTCTATCTCGCGATTGACCGCGGCACTGACGCACGTACGCGCGCCTGGTCGCATATTTACCTGGGTAGAATCTTCGACCTCCAGGAAAAGCGCGACGAAGCCCTGAAACAGTACAACGCCGCGCTGGCGGAGAACGACACCAAGCCCGATACAAATGCAGCGGCACAACGCGGCATGAAGGCTCCTTATACCAAGCCGGTGAAACAGAGCCAGGCTCAATAATTCCGCCCGGGACGCCCGGGCATTTATCGGAGACGCTTATGAAGCGCGCATTCCTTCTACTCTCACTTATCGCAACCGCGACGTTCGCGGTTTCGCAGTCCCCAGCTGCGGGCCAGACCCAACCGTCCAAGCCGTCGCAGGCCGGATCGACCGTTCAGTCCGGGGCCGCTGCCCAAGGCACGCAGGCCACCCCGGGTGCGCAGACTACTCCGGCCACGCAAGCCGAGCCTGCGCCGCACAGCAAGGGCGCGCCGCAAGCCAGGACCCAGGAAGAATTCAAGGCCTACCAGGACGTGATCGCCAAGACCGATCCGCAACAGATGGAAGCGGCCACGGACGACTTCGCGCAGAAGTTTCCTAACAGCGAGCTGCGCACTGTTATCTACAACCAGTTGTTGAATGTCTATCGCAACGGTGGGGCGACTGACAAAGCGATCGCCGTCGGACGCAAGTCGCTCGCAATTGATCCGACCGATCCGGTTCCCAACGTGATGGTAGCGATGTCCATCGCGCAGAGCACGCGTGACACCGATCTCGACAAAGACGATCGCCTCAATGAAGCTGTTAAAGACGCGCAGCGCGCCATCGACAACATTGATACCGGCATGGCGATTCCGCCGAACACACCGCCCGAAAAAGTCGCGGCCGCGAAGGCCAGCCTGCTCGAGATGGCAAACGAAACCCTCGGCCAGGTGAACCTGAACCGTAAAGATTTCGCCGGCGCCGAAGCTGCTTTCCGCAAAGCTATTGACGCCAACAAGGCTGAGCCCGATGGCGTCCTTTATTTGCGCCTCGCCATCGCCCTCGACAATCAGAAGAAGTACCAAGAAGCGCTGCAGGCGACGGATACAGCCATCAAGTACAGCCAGCCGGGCAGCGATGCCATGAACTGGGCAAACCAGGAAAAGTCGCGACTTCAGAAGCTCGCTGGTACCGCTCCCGCAAGCTCTGCCGCTCCGACCGCGCAATAACTGTGGGTGCTCCACCCTTCCCGAGGGGAGGGTGGAATGCAAAACTCTTAACCGTTGATGACCAAATCGCGAGACATCGCCGCCCTGGAGAAAGCGCTCGATCATAAATTCGAGGAACAGGAACTTCTCGTTCGAGCGCTCACTCATAGCTCCTACGCCCGCGAGCAACGCGACCACATCCACGACAACTCCGTTCCTAACGATAACGAGCAGCTCGAGTTCATCGGCGACTCCGTCCTCGCCTTCGTCACCAGCCAGGAACTGGTCAAGAAGTTCCCCCACTTTCAGGAAGGCGAACTCTCCAAGCTGCGCGCGTACCTTGTCAGCGCACGCCATCTCATCCAGACCGCCCGCAATCTCGATCTCGGCAAATTTCTTCGTCTCGGCCGTGGCGAAGAGCGCAGCGGAGGCCGCAGCAAGAGCGCCATTCTCGTGGACGCCCTCGAAGCCGTAATCGCCGCCATCTATCTCGACGGCGGCCTGCGTGTGGCACAAAAGTTCATCCTGCGCGAGATCGTGCGCCCCGAACTCAAGCGCATGGAAACTGAGCACGGGAGCGCGCTGCCGGTCACCGATTACAAATCGGCTCTTCAGGAACAAGCGCACGCTGCCGGACGTAAACGTATTGTGTACGCTGTGGTGAAAGAAGAGGGCCCGGAGCACCGGAAGACCTTCACCGTCGAGGCGCGCATTCTGAGCGACGGCAACGAGGCCCCCGAATTCGTGGCACGCGCCGAGGGCCCCACCAAGAAGCGCGCGGAGCAGGCTGCGGCGCGTCAGGCGCTGCACTACATAGAATCGCTCGCAGAAGCGAGGGCCCCTCGATCCGAATGAGCGACCCCCAGGAGCCAATGCAGGAACAGGCCGTCATTACGCCCGAAGTTGCGGAGCCAACGCCCGAGCCGTCGCTCCCTCCGCCACCCAAGCGTAAGGGCCCTGTGGACTCAGGCACACTCAGCACCCTGCAGTCGCTTCTCGGCACCATCGCGATCGCGGTCTTCGTCATCACCTTCATCGTCCAGGCGTTCACCATCCCGTCTGAGTCAATGGAAAAGACTCTGCTAATCGGCGACTACCTACTGGTGGACAAGGCCCACTTCGCTGAAGGCCCGGCGCACTGGTTCATGCCGTACAAGAAAATCCAGCGCCAGGAGATCATCGTCTTTCGCTACCCGGTGCACCCTTCGATGTACTTCGTGAAGCGAGTCATCGGCCTGCCCGGCGATCACGTGCGGCTCATCGACAAAAAAGTTTTCGTCAATGGCATCGCTCTGAACGAGCCCTACGTTGTCTATAGCCGCCCCTTCGACGCCTTTCGCGACGACTTCCCCAATGGTCCGCGCTATTCGTTTGAGATTGACGCCCATTGGGCATCCGAGATGCACACCTTGGTCGAAGACCACCAGCTCATCGTGCCCGACGGCTACTACTTCGTGATGGGTGACAACCGCGACGACAGCTCCGACAGCCGTTATTGGGGTTTCGTCCCCCGCGAGAACATCGTAGGACGACCGCTGCTCATCTACTTCAGTGCCGACCACCGCGACACGCCGCCGCCCACCGGCACCATGGGTGATAAACTTTGGAATCTGGCACTACGTTTGCGGCAACTCCCTGGAGATATCCGCTGGAAGCGTGTAGTGCGCCTCGTAAGATAGTTTCTCTATGAGCCCGAAAACCATCGAAAAAGTACAGGAAACGAAGACCGAGAAGCCCGCGAAGAAGAAAGAGACCACGGCGGAATTCATCTCTTCCATGGCCGCGGTGCTCGTCACCGGCCTCTTCATCATCACCTTCTGCATGCAGGCCTTCGAAATCCCCTCGGGCTCGATGGAGAATACTCTGCTCATCGGGGACCACCTCTTCGTGGACCGCGGGTTACTCGCGCCCAAGACCAAGTGGATGCCGCTGATTCCTTATCAGCAGGTGCACCGCCGCGACATCATCGTGTTCGTCTCGCCCGCGCAGCCCGGACTTTATCTCGTGAAGCGAGTCATCGGCGTTCCCGGCGACCACATTCATCTGAAAGATGACGTCGTTTACATAAATGGGCAGGCCCAGGAAGAGAAATACAAGTACCTCGACCCACACCCGCGGGGCGGTTACGTCCCCTATGCAACGAACTTCCCGTCGATCTCGCCGGAAGAGTCCAGCGTGCCACTCAATCCGGAATGGCAATTGATGTTGAGCTCGCATCTCGAGAACGGTGACCTCATCGTTCCTCCCGACAGCTACTTCGCGATGGGCGACAACCGCGAGAACAGTTGGGATGGCCGCTTCTGGGGCTTCGTCCCGAAGGAAAATCTCATTGGCCGCCCGATGTTCATCTATTGGTCGTTCATCACGCCGGAAGACCAGTACACCAAGCAGGGCATGGGCGACCGCCTCGGCTTCATCGTCCACATTGTGATTCACTTCTTCGATGAAACGCGCTGGTCCCGCATGTTCAGGCTGGTGCACTGATGTCCGAGCCGGGTATCCCCACTCCGGCGGTTGAGACCGAGGTTCGGCGGAGACCATCCTCCCGCAAAATCATGTTCTGGATCGTCGTCGCGATTCTGCTGGGGATTTTCCTTCCACCGTTCATCAACGTAAACCGTTACCGCGCGCGCATCGCATCTTCGATTAGCAATGCCGTCGGACGCCCCGCCACAGTCGGTGGCGTCGAGCTTCGCCTTCTGCCGCAGCCGGGCTTTGATCTTCACAATGTCGAGATCGCCGACGATCCTTCCATCAGCCCCGAGTATCTTCTCCGCGCCGAGGAAGTCACTGCGTACCTGCGCCTGAGCTCGCTCTGGCGAGGACGTCTCGAAGTCGCGCGGCTGAATCTCACCGACCCCAGCTTGAACGTCGTGCGCTCCGACGACGGCCGCTGGAACCTCGAAACCCTGCTCTCCCGCACCACGCAGATTCCATCGGCGCCGACGGCGCAAGCGCATCCCGAATCCGCCCGTCGTCGCTTCCCCTACATCGAAGCCACTGGCGCGCGCATCAACTTCAAGTTCGGTCTCGAGAAGAAAGCGTTCACATTTACCGAAGCTGACCTCGCCCTATGGCTCGCCGCCGAAAACAGTTGGCACATGCGTCTTGAAGCCAAGCCCTCGCGTGTGGACACCAAAGTGACCGACACCGGCTCTATCAAGATGGAAGGCTCGTTCGAGCGCAACTCGCAGCTGCGCTACACGCCTGTAAAGTTCTCCATCAACTGGCGCGACGCTCAACTCGGGCAGGTAACGAAACTCTTAAGCGGCGCCGATCATGGCTGGCGTGGCGGCACTACCCTCAGCATCACTGGAAGCGGCACCCCCGCCGACCTCGCCGTAATCGCCGACGTACGCGTGGACGACTTCCGCCGATACGACATCTTCAGCAGCGGCTCCATGCGCCTCAGCGCGCATTGCGTGACGCGATATATTTCGCCTGAAGAGAAATTTGCCGACCTCAACTGCCAGGCCCCGATTGATAAGGGCATCCTTGAGATGCGAGGAACCGTGCAGCGCCTTCGCGCTCCGTTCTACGACCTCAGCTTCAGCGGACACAACGTCGCACTCAGCAGCTTCATGACGTTCATCCACCGCGCCAAGCGCGACCTGCCGGAAGATCTTTCTGCGAGCGGCGCCACTGACTTTGCGTTCACGGCGCGCAAAGCACTCGATTCCGAAGCGAAGATCTTGTGGTCCGGCAATGGCAGCACCAGCGAACTCGTGCTGCACTCGCAAGCGTTGGGTCCCGATCTCGCAATCGGCCGTGTGACCTACGTGATCGCGCCGGAACCGGTTGAGCCTCCCAAGCGCTTCCGTTCGAAAATGGATCGCGCTACGATCCCCTTGGAAGTGGACCAGTTCCGTCTCGCGGTTGCGCAGTTCCCTCTTCCGCTCGGCGCCACTGCGCCAACTTTGGCACAGGCGGTCATTACGGGCGAAGGCTTTAACATCGCCATTGCCGGCGATACCGATCTCGCCCGCGCGTTACAAGTCTCACGCGCGCTCGGCGTAGACACGCCGAAGGTCAATGCCAAGGGCGCCGCAAAGGTAGACCTCCACGTTACCGGCCGTTGGACTGGCTTTGAAGCACCCGACGTCACCGGCAGTGCGCAACTGAAGAACGTAGTTGCGGAAGTGCCGGGCATCGTCGAAATCATCCAGGTCGCGTCTGCCACCGCCACGGTGGACGAAAAAGCGTTGCACCTGCAGAACGTCGTCGCCAGCTTTGCGAAAGGCCCAAACGTCACCGGCACAGTTGCAGTTCCTCGCAACTGTACGAACGATCGCTGCCCTATGGACTTCACCCTCCATGCCGACGAACTTTCGCCTGAGCGTCTCGATTCGCTGCTCAACCCGAAGCTGCGCAACCGTCCCTGGTACAACTTCTTCATGCCCCGTCCTGCGAGCGGCACCAACCCGCTCTCAACGGTCGAGGCCTCCGGCCGTTTCGCCATCGATCGCTGGAACATGGAAGGCACGGTCGCCGCGCATGTAAGCGGCACGGCGAATATCGCGCACGAGCAAGTCGCGCTCGGCGACCTTCGCGCCGACCTGCTCGGCG
This window encodes:
- the lepB gene encoding signal peptidase I; translation: MSDPQEPMQEQAVITPEVAEPTPEPSLPPPPKRKGPVDSGTLSTLQSLLGTIAIAVFVITFIVQAFTIPSESMEKTLLIGDYLLVDKAHFAEGPAHWFMPYKKIQRQEIIVFRYPVHPSMYFVKRVIGLPGDHVRLIDKKVFVNGIALNEPYVVYSRPFDAFRDDFPNGPRYSFEIDAHWASEMHTLVEDHQLIVPDGYYFVMGDNRDDSSDSRYWGFVPRENIVGRPLLIYFSADHRDTPPPTGTMGDKLWNLALRLRQLPGDIRWKRVVRLVR
- a CDS encoding AsmA family protein, whose amino-acid sequence is MSEPGIPTPAVETEVRRRPSSRKIMFWIVVAILLGIFLPPFINVNRYRARIASSISNAVGRPATVGGVELRLLPQPGFDLHNVEIADDPSISPEYLLRAEEVTAYLRLSSLWRGRLEVARLNLTDPSLNVVRSDDGRWNLETLLSRTTQIPSAPTAQAHPESARRRFPYIEATGARINFKFGLEKKAFTFTEADLALWLAAENSWHMRLEAKPSRVDTKVTDTGSIKMEGSFERNSQLRYTPVKFSINWRDAQLGQVTKLLSGADHGWRGGTTLSITGSGTPADLAVIADVRVDDFRRYDIFSSGSMRLSAHCVTRYISPEEKFADLNCQAPIDKGILEMRGTVQRLRAPFYDLSFSGHNVALSSFMTFIHRAKRDLPEDLSASGATDFAFTARKALDSEAKILWSGNGSTSELVLHSQALGPDLAIGRVTYVIAPEPVEPPKRFRSKMDRATIPLEVDQFRLAVAQFPLPLGATAPTLAQAVITGEGFNIAIAGDTDLARALQVSRALGVDTPKVNAKGAAKVDLHVTGRWTGFEAPDVTGSAQLKNVVAEVPGIVEIIQVASATATVDEKALHLQNVVASFAKGPNVTGTVAVPRNCTNDRCPMDFTLHADELSPERLDSLLNPKLRNRPWYNFFMPRPASGTNPLSTVEASGRFAIDRWNMEGTVAAHVSGTANIAHEQVALGDLRADLLGGQHVGEWTIDFSKDHPVIDGKGKITHGNLSLLSTAMQDAWATGTVDLSYQVKMTGRNSEELRTSASGLGDFAVKDGTLRRMGLDGKASALKISKLDGTIELRDGNFVMNDAKLQSGPAVYTVQGTASWTRELNFKIADDQHGYAITGTIARPEVKSAPLAEATVNPGP
- the lepB gene encoding signal peptidase I, which encodes MSPKTIEKVQETKTEKPAKKKETTAEFISSMAAVLVTGLFIITFCMQAFEIPSGSMENTLLIGDHLFVDRGLLAPKTKWMPLIPYQQVHRRDIIVFVSPAQPGLYLVKRVIGVPGDHIHLKDDVVYINGQAQEEKYKYLDPHPRGGYVPYATNFPSISPEESSVPLNPEWQLMLSSHLENGDLIVPPDSYFAMGDNRENSWDGRFWGFVPKENLIGRPMFIYWSFITPEDQYTKQGMGDRLGFIVHIVIHFFDETRWSRMFRLVH
- a CDS encoding tetratricopeptide repeat protein — encoded protein: MKRAFLLLSLIATATFAVSQSPAAGQTQPSKPSQAGSTVQSGAAAQGTQATPGAQTTPATQAEPAPHSKGAPQARTQEEFKAYQDVIAKTDPQQMEAATDDFAQKFPNSELRTVIYNQLLNVYRNGGATDKAIAVGRKSLAIDPTDPVPNVMVAMSIAQSTRDTDLDKDDRLNEAVKDAQRAIDNIDTGMAIPPNTPPEKVAAAKASLLEMANETLGQVNLNRKDFAGAEAAFRKAIDANKAEPDGVLYLRLAIALDNQKKYQEALQATDTAIKYSQPGSDAMNWANQEKSRLQKLAGTAPASSAAPTAQ
- a CDS encoding tetratricopeptide repeat protein, with the protein product MGAVLGFFSRIAISSAVITALLIPAAAQQNSKATLDTSEALFAIMAAANNCGYNDEVSSSAPVRAKIRGEVDSALANNPKAAQAEKEVCAFYRDHQQSDAPRTISSYLSLGILASDPPKFLTKVPESDLPPDAAYALGILSPLGRMYEEAGLHQVWLKHKPEYDALIQRYHQPMHDMIDTTDRYLRIQVSGYVGRSYMIYLEPLIGPSLANSRNYGNEYYFVVSPSGANLKMHEIRHTYLHFILDPMAFKRGSDMRRIMPLLASVQNSPLSDAYKQDPTLLTTESLIRAIEARTLPFEKGNDKREDAVLEAESEGLVLTQYFYDRLAEFEKGDTGLEAAYGEWLHFLDLDHEKKRASKITFSQHAAPEVMQASILHKETLLTMGEQALIKGDLDAAEQSANKVLEGKDEDAAKAYFLLARIYTMRGEMESAKSYFYLAIDRGTDARTRAWSHIYLGRIFDLQEKRDEALKQYNAALAENDTKPDTNAAAQRGMKAPYTKPVKQSQAQ
- the rnc gene encoding ribonuclease III encodes the protein MTKSRDIAALEKALDHKFEEQELLVRALTHSSYAREQRDHIHDNSVPNDNEQLEFIGDSVLAFVTSQELVKKFPHFQEGELSKLRAYLVSARHLIQTARNLDLGKFLRLGRGEERSGGRSKSAILVDALEAVIAAIYLDGGLRVAQKFILREIVRPELKRMETEHGSALPVTDYKSALQEQAHAAGRKRIVYAVVKEEGPEHRKTFTVEARILSDGNEAPEFVARAEGPTKKRAEQAAARQALHYIESLAEARAPRSE